In a genomic window of Macrobrachium nipponense isolate FS-2020 chromosome 10, ASM1510439v2, whole genome shotgun sequence:
- the LOC135224155 gene encoding transmembrane protein 45B-like — protein sequence MGSFIGHLVPGTAFSIFGLWFAYCTLHRFFLCSRFAFMNGSKFVGKYRSTCSFTCSCCPTVPLEGIIKILASVLAISGEFVTAFEGGKFEHLGNAQHMMMYFFFIIHGVADLAVHYKAAVPPDVDYLTAACAFFMESLLFFTHLHGRPLMDIQVHTFVASVALLCGFAMLLEASFKNSVVPALGRAFFILLQGTWFLQISFLLFSPLGTYLDHNSHEHMMVVTCIFTGTWHWPYC from the exons ATGGGGTCATTCATCGGCCACCTTGTTCCTGGGACGGCATTTTCTATATTTGGACTTTGGTTTGCTTACTGCACTCTCCATCGGTTCTTCTTGTGCTCACGCTTTGCCTTTATGAATGGAAGCAAGTTCGTCGGAAAATACCGTAGTACCTGCTCTTTCACCTGCTCCTGCTGCCCGACTGTGCCCCTCGAGGGGATCATTAAAATTTTAGCTTCAGTTTTGGCAATATCAG GCGAGTTCGTGACAGCTTTTGAAGGCGGGAAGTTTGAGCATTTAGGTAACGCTCAGCATATGATGATgtacttcttcttcatcatccacGGAGTGGCTGATTTAGCCGTCCACTACAAGGCAGCTGTTCCTCCTGACGTAGACTATTTGACAGCAGCCTGTGCCTTCTTCATGGAGTCTCTGctttttttcactcaccttcaTGGAAGACCCCTTATGGACATACAG GTGCATACATTTGTGGCAAGTGTAGCTCTTCTGTGCGGCTTTGCAATGTTGCTAGAAGCTAGCTTCAAGAACAGTGTTGTGCCAGCTCTAGGCCGCGCCTTCTTCATTCTCCTGCAG GGTACGTGGTTTTTGCAAATCTCGTTCTTATTGTTCTCTCCACTTGGCACCTACCTCGATCACAACAGCCACGAACACATGATGGTTGTAACTTGCATTTTCACCGGCACGTGGCATTGGCCTTACTGTTGA